The DNA region ACATGTTATAGCGATCTGGTGTCTGACTGCACAGTCGATGACGTTGCACGctaccattggttgatgcatgtaATGTCTGAGCAGGGGAATGCAACCAATATCAGCAGTGCTGCTGGTGGCAACAACATCTCGCTGAGTATACCTTTAAAGGAAAGTCAGTCTCAATGTGACCCGTCAGATTCAGAAGCTATAAAACAACATTGAAAACCCCATTTAATTTTTGCCCCAAAACTAAAATTGAACATGATCGTAATTATTGATGTTATATTTGAGTTCGCTTTGGAGTTAAAGAAAATAATTTCAGTATAGTTTTAGTTTTTTAAGCAGGTGTGTTAATGATTTTATTTCAGAAGTTcaactaaatatttttttccttATTCATTTGTATTTACTATAATAACCTTATCCCCAACACCCTTACACTATCACCAACTATTTGGATGACTGTAAAAGTGAGGGAAATAGTGAAGAATGAATACTGACCTCTGGGGCTTCTCATCTGTGTTCTCGTTAGTTACAACATTGTCCCTGTTTGTAACAGAAGGGGAAACTGTGGGCGGAGAAGCGTTAGACTCAGCACTGGTTAGTGACGCTTGGTGAGTGGATGGAGCTTGTGTTGCTGTGAGAGGCAGAAATGATTAAGTAGCTTCAATAAACTGACTGTTGTATCATTAACATTGATATTATTAAAACCAGGCCATTGTGATGTTGATTGAAACTAATCACTATCATCCTTCTTATCTAATATGTGACATGCATTAAAATCCAATTCTTAGAAATTTCAGTATTAATGTCAAATATAAGTGGTTGATATGATGAAAAGTTGAAGAAACAATGTTCATTTTCTTAATAATATTTAACATGAATGACCGGATAAACTCAAGAGAATGTGTTGTCCAGAGATTTCCACTTTGTTTCAGAAAAGGTTTTTCAATGTTCCTTAATCTCTAACAGTACTGGATGAATAAAAAGAGAATCAGACTTGGTTATATGGGATTGCTCTGTACTTACTTGTGGTGGTGCTCTGTGTTGTGGTTGGTTGATTGACAGTGATATGAACAGGCATCTGTAGTTTTCCCTTTTCGCACCAGTACCAGCCAGTGTTCTCCATCATCAATCCACTCATAGTCACCATTAAGACATATCCTTTGGTGATTTCTCTCTGCTCCTGCACTAACTTCACAAATGTTCCATCTAAATCCCCAGAAAGTCCCACAGCCACACAAGGGCCTCCCATCTTGCACCACTTCCCACGGCTTCCTTGTGAACTATAGTAACAGAGCACAGTGACACTGCCTCCTACAACTCCAGTCATCTGTTGTTGGTCCACGTAGAGTTCTGGAGTACCTGATCACAATGACAGTGGCTGTGATTGGAGGAGTCTGACAAAGAATACACCAATATATATATTGGAGACTATCTAGTCATTATTGATATTCATATTACACTGAGAAAGTATAAGTTGAAACACTGGTTCAGTCACTGATAGTACGTACAATAGACAGACTATAGCATACAGAACAGACAGTGTGTTTGATGATGATACGGAAACATGTGATTATATCAAACACACTGTCTGTCCTGACCCAGGAGGTGCGCAGAGATGTAATATACCAATATAATATCCTCTATGGATTTCATTTGGTGAAAATATGCATGACTGCTTTGTAGAGGGAAAAGTAACACACTCATCAACAGGACTGTTATGGAATATTAACTTATGAGACATTACTGAGCAGTACTATTAATTCTGCTTTAATGGACACAGCAGTGTTTGGATCTTACCTGGAGTAACAGATATCTGCAGTCTATCCCCATCATCTGCCTTGCTCTTCCTCTCCACAATACACCAGTAATAATCAGAATCACTAGGACTAAGACTTGTCATGGTCACAGTGAAGACTAGCTGGTTGATGTCATCAGAGACTGAGGTCTTTCCACTGGTCTTAGGATGGTCAGTGCGTACTACAGTAGAGCAACCTAACCAATTATATCCCCTACACCCGTATTTCACATTGTTTCTATATTTCTGATTATAGAGACATGGGATGATGATGGACCCTCCTTGCTTTACAGACACATGACTCACTGTGGACACACTCTGTGTATCTGTAGAGACAACaacagagaacacatttagattattttattttacccagCTGCTCATAAATCCCATCAGATGATCAGCCAAACAACTTGGTCTACTGTAATGATTGAATTTGtgacttttgtaaaaaaaaaatggcaaaCTGTGGTCACACCATGTGTTTGTAACACCAGACAGTAACTGAGACATGTAACTGCTGATGTTGACACGCCCATGTCCATCCATTAGAACAGAGGCAACGCTTGAACAATTAAAGTCATATTTAGCTTTGACATGGAAATTACTACACCACTAAACTATGGAGAAAATCTCTAATTAATCAACTAAAATatctatttaaaaataaaaaaagattcaGGTTTGGGAATGTttagaatatacagttgaagtcggaggtttacatacaccttagccaaatacatttaaactttttcacaattcctggcatttaatccttgtaaaaactccctgttttaggtcagttaggatcacaactttattttaagaatgtgaaatgtcagaataatagcagaaagaatgatttatttcagcttttattcaaTTTATCacagtcccagtgggtcagaagtttacatacactcaattagtatttggtagcattgcctttaaattgtttaacttgggtcaaacgtttcgggtagtcttccacaagcttcccacaataagttgggtgaattttgtcccattcctcctggcagagctggtgtaactgagtcaggtttgtaggcctccttgctcgcacacgccttttctgttctgcccacacattttctataggattgaggtcagggctgtgtgatggccactccaataccttgactctgttgtccttaagccattttgccacaactgtggaagtatgcttggggtcattgtccatttggaagacccatctgcgaccaagctttaagttcctgactgatgtcttgagattttgcttcaatatatacacatcattttccttcctcatgaagccatctattttgtgaaggtcaccagtccctcctgcagcaaagcacatccacaacatgatgctgaaaCCCCCGGgcttcagggttgggatggtattctttggcttgcaagcctccccctttttcctccaaacataacaatggtcattatggccaaacaggtctatttttgtttcatcagaccagaggacatttctccaaaaagtacgatctttgtccccatgtgcagttgcaaaccgtagtctgtcttttttatggcacttttggagcagtggcttcttccttgctgagcgtccgTTCAGGTTATGtttatataggactcgttttattgtggatatagatactttcctaaccgacttgccaaatctatagtttgttaacaagatatttgtggagtggttgaaaaacaagttttaataactccaacataagtgtatgtaaacgtctgacaaCTGTGGTAAAACAATTGACTGGATTGTTCTTGACATCTACTGTAGTACATTGAACCcagaaaaaaaacaattctgCAAAATATGTAACTTGCACATTTGTTTGAATTGACATTGATAGACACATCACTTTTTCTCTTCTATTTATTAATAATATGTTACTTCTCTTTTACTTGAAGTCTCATTTACATGTGCTACGCAACAACTAGAAATATACAACTGTTGAACTGTTTCACAAGATAAATTATTAAAAACAGCATGTATCTATCACCTGACCACAAAATGCTGAAATCCATAATGTGACCACAATGTCTATGGGCAAAGTAGACAGAACATTACAAGTGTTATGACTTTCAGCATGTTTTCACTGATTGACTTGGAGGAACTAAGCCCAATAATATCAAACAACTAAAGGTCTTCGTTCACTTACCTGAGACTCCAGTGAGGAAGAACAGGATGCGCAGGACAAGGAGGAGATGTGGAGCCATGAATGGATGAGAGAGAACGTCTCTGGTAGTATTTATGTTTGTGTGGGAGTACTGGTGTGTCCGCAATCAAGGCACCCAGTCAACTGACTACTTCCTGATTCACATAGACATCACTATCTTCAACTCTCTTCCTGCTTTAACAACATAGCTCAACCAGTGCCCTGTTCCAGACCTTGTGTGTTCAATGATGTTGAACTGTTGAAAACCTGACCAAGGCTGATATGGTCAAAATGTGTCAAAATGTATGCTAAAACATATGCTTGTTTATATGATGATTATTTATGGAATATTCACCATCCTTAATACACTGATAACCTCATAACCACTTTACACCTTGGCTATAGTCATCGAATGAGTTACAATGGTACAGATAAAGTGCATGTAAAACGTACCTTGGCTGGTTGGATCATTCCTACTTCGTGGTGGCTTTTCTGTCCTCAGGAAATATCACTTCTTATTcagtatatatattaaaaagtGGTTTCCAATAGGCTTTAAATAGAACGTCAGGTGTCCTTTACCTTAAAAACACAAAAATATGGATCTTCAAAGAAAGTTTTACTCATTTTAGCACTTTTATTTCAGTGGATGTAGACGTTTGTACCATGTCCCTGGGTGTTATTCATCAACTTCCATGAGAAATACAAGCCAAAAATAATGTTTAAAATCTTTCTTCATTATTTCATAGTCTTTGTTAAAATAATTCTCTCAAGAATGTATTTCATGATTATTGTATTTATTCTTGTTGAAGATTTTCTGTGTCCCTGATATCACTTTCCTCCCTGTTAGTTTGTACTTCTCCTTCAAGAAAACATCCTCTTCTTACAATTACACCACATTCATAAAGTGTCATAATTCTATTGGTGGGAAAACAACGGTGCATAACTGAATAAATATAAACACTCAGTTGTATCTATTTTTACATTTGTCATGTTGTTAGTCTGTATGTCATATTGTTGGTCTGTATGTCCCacttaaaatatatttgataaagAAGTTAAAATGATTCTAGCTCAATATTGCACACTCACAAAGCTATGGCTAATTTAGGTTACAAATTTCCATCCTGTTAGGATTATGCACCTAACAGGTTGGAAAATGCACCTAAACAGCTTGACTTATATGTTTTTCTGAAAGTCAAACATGTCCTTTTCTAACAGAATACAAAAAAACATACACATATTAATTATTTTTTTGTAAGGTTATGAGGTCCAAATGTCACCAGATTATTGGAATGAGCTGGTTGTTCATTTAGGGATAGGCGTCTCGCTAGTgggacacctgtcgacaacaTAATGGGACACCTGTCttatataatttaaaagcttaaattcttgttaatctaactgcgttgTCCGATTCACAATAgattttacagcgaaagcatagcatgcgattgtctgaggccggcgccccacatcaacatgTTTTtaaaccagcacaggcttcacaaaatcacaaatagcgattaaataaatcacttacttttgaagatcttcctctggttgcaatcccaagggtttgctacaacatgaatggtcgttttgttagataaaatccttctttatatcccaaaaagtcagtttagttggcatcatcgatttcagtaatccactcgttcaacatgcagacaaaggaatccaaaaagctaccgctaaacttcgtccaaacaggTCAAACGA from Oncorhynchus mykiss isolate Arlee chromosome 1, USDA_OmykA_1.1, whole genome shotgun sequence includes:
- the LOC110528758 gene encoding polymeric immunoglobulin receptor isoform X4, with translation MAPHLLLVLRILFFLTGVSDTQSVSTVSHVSVKQGGSIIIPCLYNQKYRNNVKYGCRGYNWLGCSTVVRTDHPKTSGKTSVSDDINQLVFTVTMTSLSPSDSDYYWCIVERKSKADDGDRLQISVTPGTPELYVDQQQMTGVVGGSVTVLCYYSSQGSRGKWCKMGGPCVAVGLSGDLDGTFVKLVQEQREITKGYVLMVTMSGLMMENTGWYWCEKGKLQMPVHITVNQPTTTQSTTTISPSVTNRDNVVTNENTDEKPQSLLEVLFIPLSLLVVLIAVTLVTLKMLRKHKDKKAKDQPPNTTVQSSDSEQNITYSTVSHIRGSTQQVLNPESHGDLYSTVIPKQHRTAKKDPLPDDAVTYSTVVTKNKVQPNIPLPDDAVTYSTVVPKNKTQPNAAEPDDVVYSTVAQHQR
- the LOC110528758 gene encoding polymeric immunoglobulin receptor isoform X3; this encodes MAPHLLLVLRILFFLTGVSDTQSVSTVSHVSVKQGGSIIIPCLYNQKYRNNVKYGCRGYNWLGCSTVVRTDHPKTSGKTSVSDDINQLVFTVTMTSLSPSDSDYYWCIVERKSKADDGDRLQISVTPGTPELYVDQQQMTGVVGGSVTVLCYYSSQGSRGKWCKMGGPCVAVGLSGDLDGTFVKLVQEQREITKGYVLMVTMSGLMMENTGWYWCEKGKLQMPVHITVNQPTTTQSTTTTTQAPSTHQASLTSAESNASPPTVSPSVTNRDNVVTNENTDEKPQSLLEVLFIPLSLLVVLIAVTLVTLKMLRKHKDKKAKDQPPNTTVQSSDSEQNITYSTVLNPESHGDLYSTVIPKQHRTAKKDPLPDDAVTYSTVVTKNKVQPNIPLPDDAVTYSTVVPKNKTQPNAAEPDDVVYSTVAQHQR
- the LOC110528758 gene encoding polymeric immunoglobulin receptor isoform X2; its protein translation is MAPHLLLVLRILFFLTGVSDTQSVSTVSHVSVKQGGSIIIPCLYNQKYRNNVKYGCRGYNWLGCSTVVRTDHPKTSGKTSVSDDINQLVFTVTMTSLSPSDSDYYWCIVERKSKADDGDRLQISVTPGTPELYVDQQQMTGVVGGSVTVLCYYSSQGSRGKWCKMGGPCVAVGLSGDLDGTFVKLVQEQREITKGYVLMVTMSGLMMENTGWYWCEKGKLQMPVHITVNQPTTTQSTTTTTQAPSTHQASLTSAESNASPPTVSPSVTNRDNVVTNENTDEKPQSLLEVLFIPLSLLVVLIAVTLVTLKMLRKHKDKKAKDQPPNTTVQSSDSEQNITYSTVSHIRGSTQQVLNPESHGDLYSTVIPKQHRTAKKDPLPDDAVTYSTVVTKNKIPLPDDAVTYSTVVPKNKTQPNAAEPDDVVYSTVAQHQR
- the LOC110528758 gene encoding polymeric immunoglobulin receptor isoform X1, encoding MAPHLLLVLRILFFLTGVSDTQSVSTVSHVSVKQGGSIIIPCLYNQKYRNNVKYGCRGYNWLGCSTVVRTDHPKTSGKTSVSDDINQLVFTVTMTSLSPSDSDYYWCIVERKSKADDGDRLQISVTPGTPELYVDQQQMTGVVGGSVTVLCYYSSQGSRGKWCKMGGPCVAVGLSGDLDGTFVKLVQEQREITKGYVLMVTMSGLMMENTGWYWCEKGKLQMPVHITVNQPTTTQSTTTTTQAPSTHQASLTSAESNASPPTVSPSVTNRDNVVTNENTDEKPQSLLEVLFIPLSLLVVLIAVTLVTLKMLRKHKDKKAKDQPPNTTVQSSDSEQNITYSTVSHIRGSTQQVLNPESHGDLYSTVIPKQHRTAKKDPLPDDAVTYSTVVTKNKVQPNIPLPDDAVTYSTVVPKNKTQPNAAEPDDVVYSTVAQHQR